Proteins from a genomic interval of Treponema succinifaciens DSM 2489:
- a CDS encoding DUF4469 domain-containing protein — protein sequence MKKLSEIQHIIEGIFDVHTNEISDKISAGHSIQLLGSRLKVAGSKDDIGFFFAPCDETGAYSSDYSKWIRIGAERIVNNTISLLMFELPNSVVAGSYRIIVQTAYGSGKRVNKSVKCDVYDKIVNVS from the coding sequence ATGAAAAAGTTAAGCGAAATACAGCATATAATAGAAGGAATTTTTGATGTTCATACAAATGAAATTTCGGATAAGATTTCTGCAGGACATTCTATACAGCTTTTGGGTTCAAGGTTAAAAGTTGCAGGAAGTAAAGATGATATAGGCTTTTTTTTTGCTCCTTGTGATGAAACTGGAGCCTATAGCAGTGACTATTCAAAATGGATTCGCATTGGAGCAGAAAGAATCGTTAATAATACTATTTCTTTACTTATGTTTGAACTGCCGAATTCTGTTGTTGCTGGTTCATATCGCATTATAGTTCAGACTGCTTATGGTTCAGGTAAAAGAGTTAATAAGAGTGTTAAATGTGATGTATATGATAAAATCGTCAATGTAAGCTAA
- a CDS encoding NlpC/P60 family protein yields the protein MKGNFLFAPFLFCFSILFVSCNFNNDSDDTTEIDCPAEIASRAFRFAELYKDSGTVYELGGQAPVRSAIAIDCSGLVVMCYKYAMVDTKYSLLVSDMTAAYMCESASSHVALEQMRQGDLIFMGEADSSNVSHIALFDRLENGNVYFIDSTKKDDISGVTCRYYAASDSRFKSFGVMKIQY from the coding sequence GTGAAAGGCAATTTTTTATTTGCTCCTTTTTTGTTCTGTTTCTCCATTCTGTTTGTTTCCTGCAATTTCAACAATGATTCCGATGATACTACTGAAATAGACTGTCCTGCGGAAATTGCCTCTCGTGCGTTCCGTTTCGCCGAGCTGTACAAAGATTCTGGTACTGTTTACGAGTTGGGCGGTCAGGCTCCTGTGCGTTCTGCGATTGCCATAGACTGCTCTGGGCTTGTCGTGATGTGCTACAAATATGCAATGGTCGATACAAAATATTCCTTGCTTGTCTCGGATATGACGGCGGCTTATATGTGCGAAAGCGCTTCGTCTCATGTTGCGCTGGAGCAAATGCGGCAGGGCGACTTGATTTTCATGGGCGAGGCTGATTCTTCCAATGTGTCGCATATCGCGCTTTTTGACCGGCTAGAAAACGGCAATGTCTATTTTATCGACAGCACGAAAAAAGACGACATCAGCGGTGTTACTTGTCGATATTATGCCGCAAGTGATTCGCGCTTTAAGTCGTTCGGCGTGATGAAGATCCAGTACTGA
- the efp gene encoding elongation factor P, translated as MLSTNEIKVGTAFMFEGSPFIVQKMLGQKAGRQGITVKLRVKNIVTGGTQDLGLDAGEKFDDVDLVEKNVKLSYIDGDDFHFMDQETYEDVMLSKEDLGDNAGYISPDDDYDVTITYYEGKPVGVKLPINVVRVITYCEPGIKGDTSGKSLKPATLDTGMEVRVPLFCNTDDKIIIDTRDGSFVERAKDK; from the coding sequence ATGTTATCAACAAACGAAATTAAAGTTGGAACAGCTTTTATGTTTGAAGGCTCTCCTTTTATTGTTCAGAAAATGCTTGGCCAGAAAGCCGGACGTCAGGGAATTACAGTAAAGCTTCGTGTAAAAAATATTGTTACAGGCGGAACTCAGGATTTGGGTCTTGACGCGGGAGAAAAATTTGACGATGTTGACCTTGTAGAAAAAAATGTAAAGCTTTCTTATATCGACGGTGATGATTTTCACTTTATGGATCAGGAAACTTACGAAGATGTTATGCTTTCAAAGGAAGACTTGGGAGACAACGCTGGATACATTTCTCCTGATGATGACTACGATGTTACAATCACATATTATGAAGGAAAGCCTGTTGGTGTAAAGCTTCCTATTAACGTTGTCCGCGTAATCACATACTGTGAGCCAGGAATCAAAGGCGACACTTCTGGAAAGTCTTTGAAGCCTGCAACTCTTGATACAGGAATGGAAGTAAGAGTTCCTTTGTTCTGCAATACAGATGATAAAATCATAATTGACACAAGAGACGGTTCATTTGTAGAAAGAGCAAAAGACAAATAA
- the earP gene encoding elongation factor P maturation arginine rhamnosyltransferase EarP, which produces MEITVLCKVVDNFGDIGVVFRLCRALSELKKNLEIRLVVSNLDSFAKISKGIDSTKTFQEFRGWKVFDWNDSALCKKEFSKNPPEFILECFQCGRPEWLEELLFSQQFNLNVQIVNVEYLTAESWADDFHLLKSGTRSAKIKKINFMPGFTKKTGGLILDKNFMRCLSEKKFALNLVKQNLDKKILSEDFSDSFKILIFSYPKNFDFLASAIKEFSFLKKIIVFVASGAGADSAKISLKKFKVDFVCLPFMQQEVWDAFLSLMDFSFVRGEDSFSRCCLFGNPFIWNIYSQEEEFHIVKLNAFLQKIKIPQIEKFSFLYNRSFKASCCPESLEILEEKKLPSELEKINSEMKTEILSLLKNYESLKPEFKKFSNEILKNGNLAENLLNLLETKIPR; this is translated from the coding sequence ATGGAAATTACAGTTTTGTGCAAAGTCGTTGATAATTTTGGCGATATCGGAGTCGTTTTTCGTTTATGCCGCGCGCTTTCCGAGCTGAAAAAAAATCTTGAAATTCGGCTTGTTGTAAGCAATCTTGATTCGTTTGCAAAAATTTCAAAAGGCATAGATTCCACAAAAACATTTCAGGAATTCCGCGGATGGAAAGTTTTTGACTGGAACGACAGTGCGCTTTGCAAAAAAGAATTTTCAAAAAATCCGCCGGAATTTATTTTGGAATGTTTTCAATGCGGTCGCCCGGAATGGCTTGAAGAACTTTTATTTTCACAGCAGTTCAATTTAAATGTTCAGATTGTAAATGTTGAATATTTGACCGCTGAATCTTGGGCTGATGATTTTCATCTATTAAAAAGCGGCACGCGTTCTGCAAAAATTAAAAAAATAAATTTCATGCCGGGCTTTACAAAAAAAACTGGCGGCTTGATTTTGGACAAAAATTTCATGCGCTGCCTTTCTGAAAAAAAATTCGCCTTGAATCTTGTAAAACAAAATCTTGATAAAAAAATTCTTTCCGAAGATTTTTCCGATTCATTTAAAATTCTTATTTTTTCTTATCCAAAGAATTTTGATTTTTTGGCTTCAGCAATAAAAGAATTTTCTTTTTTAAAAAAAATTATTGTTTTTGTTGCGTCTGGAGCTGGAGCTGATTCAGCAAAAATTTCCTTGAAAAAATTTAAAGTTGATTTTGTCTGCCTTCCGTTTATGCAGCAGGAAGTTTGGGACGCTTTTTTGTCGCTTATGGATTTTTCTTTTGTGCGAGGGGAAGATTCGTTCAGTCGCTGCTGTCTTTTTGGAAATCCTTTTATATGGAACATTTATTCGCAGGAAGAAGAATTTCACATTGTAAAATTGAACGCGTTTTTACAAAAAATAAAAATCCCGCAGATTGAAAAATTTTCTTTTTTGTACAACCGGAGTTTTAAAGCCAGTTGCTGCCCGGAATCTTTGGAAATTCTTGAAGAAAAAAAACTTCCGTCAGAACTTGAAAAAATAAATTCAGAAATGAAAACTGAAATTCTTTCCTTGCTGAAAAATTATGAAAGCTTAAAACCGGAATTTAAAAAGTTTTCCAATGAAATTTTAAAGAACGGAAATCTTGCGGAAAATCTTTTGAATTTGCTTGAAACAAAAATTCCGCGCTAA
- a CDS encoding YifB family Mg chelatase-like AAA ATPase — protein sequence MRIFCFSPFGYEGNLVTVEVDLRRGIPAVDIVGLADNAVKESRERMKSAIINSGLLFPPERVLISLSPADLKKEGAGFDLAIALAVLSAKENLENEDSAFQMEPILVIGELELNGNIRPVKAIHAAAATAYASGIRYCIVPAANAEEAREIRTMKIFGAENLTEAFNALKNTESFSDYKTSHIEEENVNTIKDAVEINGILFPPEEFEFKEICGQQELVRGLQIAAAGKHNLLAFGPPGCGKTLSLQRFPALVPLLTKEESQSVTRIYSIAGILQAGTRIIKKAPFRQPHQTSTIEGMCGGGIHCSPGEISLAHNGTLFLDEAAEFRTSVLQILRVPLETGVVTLSRAGRSTIFPANFQLLMSMNPCPCGNYGSKEKLCLCSARSVEQYWKKISAPLLDRIDLSIQVEKVSIENSNSSQSISTSELRKEIAAAIKIQRKRGKRNSRLSPSEIKEFCQMNSEAKKILDEATETYEFSPRSVSSCIKIARTISDMKEENIIGKNSMEEAVKFKKPAGTMNLLA from the coding sequence ATGAGAATTTTTTGTTTTTCGCCTTTTGGCTACGAAGGAAATCTTGTTACAGTTGAAGTCGATTTGCGTCGCGGAATTCCTGCCGTTGACATAGTCGGACTTGCAGACAATGCGGTAAAAGAATCGCGGGAAAGAATGAAAAGCGCAATTATAAATTCCGGGCTGTTGTTTCCGCCTGAACGAGTTCTTATAAGCCTTTCTCCTGCTGATTTGAAAAAAGAGGGAGCCGGCTTCGATCTTGCGATTGCTCTTGCAGTTTTATCGGCAAAAGAAAATTTAGAAAACGAAGATTCTGCATTTCAAATGGAACCTATTCTTGTGATTGGCGAACTTGAATTGAACGGAAATATACGTCCTGTAAAAGCAATTCATGCGGCGGCGGCAACTGCTTATGCAAGCGGAATAAGATACTGCATTGTTCCTGCTGCAAATGCTGAGGAAGCAAGAGAAATCCGCACAATGAAAATTTTTGGCGCAGAAAATTTAACAGAAGCTTTCAATGCGTTAAAAAATACAGAATCATTTTCTGATTACAAAACTTCGCATATTGAAGAAGAAAACGTAAACACAATAAAAGATGCTGTTGAAATAAATGGAATTCTTTTTCCGCCTGAAGAATTCGAGTTTAAAGAAATTTGCGGACAACAAGAACTTGTGAGAGGATTGCAAATCGCGGCAGCAGGAAAACACAACTTGCTTGCGTTTGGTCCTCCGGGCTGCGGAAAAACACTTTCGCTGCAAAGATTTCCTGCGCTAGTTCCGTTGCTCACAAAAGAAGAAAGTCAAAGCGTAACTCGGATTTATTCGATTGCAGGAATTCTTCAGGCTGGAACAAGAATAATAAAAAAAGCTCCGTTCAGACAGCCACACCAGACATCTACAATAGAAGGAATGTGCGGAGGCGGAATTCATTGCAGTCCAGGAGAAATCTCTCTTGCGCACAACGGAACTCTTTTTTTAGACGAAGCTGCGGAATTTAGAACATCAGTTCTTCAAATTTTAAGAGTTCCGCTTGAAACAGGAGTCGTAACTCTAAGCAGAGCCGGACGCTCAACAATTTTTCCGGCAAACTTTCAGCTTTTAATGTCAATGAATCCTTGTCCCTGCGGAAACTACGGTTCAAAAGAAAAACTTTGCCTATGCTCTGCCCGCTCAGTCGAACAATATTGGAAAAAAATTTCCGCTCCGCTTTTGGACAGAATCGACTTAAGCATTCAAGTTGAAAAAGTTTCAATAGAAAATTCAAATTCATCGCAAAGCATTTCAACATCAGAACTGCGAAAAGAAATCGCGGCGGCAATAAAAATTCAGCGCAAACGTGGAAAAAGAAATTCAAGGCTTTCTCCATCGGAAATAAAAGAATTTTGCCAGATGAATTCGGAAGCAAAAAAAATTTTAGATGAGGCAACTGAAACGTATGAGTTTTCACCGAGATCTGTTTCAAGCTGCATAAAAATCGCAAGGACAATTTCAGATATGAAAGAAGAAAATATAATCGGAAAAAATTCAATGGAAGAAGCTGTGAAATTTAAAAAGCCAGCTGGCACAATGAATCTTTTGGCATAA
- a CDS encoding RecQ family ATP-dependent DNA helicase produces MDYTLFDRTPEDILKSVFGYESFRPMQRKIIQNVLDGRDTLAVMPTGGGKSLCYEIPALILPGITVVVSPLIALMQDQVAQLESYGISAVCLNSSLERNHYQKCCEKILSGKIKLLYVSPEGLNSGRMIRLLQESKSSVDCIAIDEAHCISEWGHDFRPDYMEITHIRNQFPKSVFLALTATATKQVQADIIKNLRMENPEIFMASFNRPNIFLQVIKKDKPIEQVLNFIENHPNQSGIIYCFSRKQVDLVAQELHINRIKALSYHAGLNDAQRTKNQQDFISDKADIMVATVAFGMGINKPDVRFVIHFDMPKSIEQYYQEIGRAGRDGLESEALLLYSAGDIHKIRYFFKDNFDSAKSENLLQGMINYCENSVCRRKSLLSYFGESYSDARQDCVSSENCCDICASKKINYNQPRAILHKRIQSFPKPSKKSTGELFISDTLESNEKILSEKIRSWRKKAAEELNVPPYVIFGDKTLFDIAQKKPSNIKELTKCYGIGEIKAEKFGYLILKIIKENAQ; encoded by the coding sequence ATGGACTACACATTATTCGACAGAACACCAGAAGATATTTTAAAATCAGTTTTTGGATATGAATCATTCAGACCGATGCAAAGAAAAATAATTCAAAATGTTTTGGACGGACGTGACACACTTGCAGTTATGCCAACTGGAGGCGGAAAATCTTTATGCTATGAAATTCCGGCTCTTATTCTTCCGGGAATTACAGTTGTTGTTTCACCATTAATTGCGTTAATGCAAGATCAAGTGGCGCAACTTGAATCCTATGGAATTTCTGCCGTCTGTTTAAATTCGTCTCTTGAAAGAAACCATTATCAAAAATGCTGCGAAAAAATTTTATCAGGAAAAATAAAACTTCTTTACGTTTCACCAGAAGGATTGAATTCTGGCAGAATGATAAGATTGCTTCAGGAATCAAAAAGTTCTGTTGACTGTATTGCAATTGATGAGGCTCACTGCATAAGCGAATGGGGGCACGATTTTCGCCCGGACTACATGGAAATAACTCATATAAGAAATCAGTTTCCAAAATCGGTTTTTCTTGCACTCACAGCAACTGCGACAAAACAAGTTCAAGCTGATATTATAAAAAATCTTCGGATGGAAAATCCTGAAATATTTATGGCAAGTTTCAACAGGCCGAATATTTTTCTTCAAGTAATAAAAAAAGACAAGCCGATAGAACAGGTTCTCAACTTCATAGAAAATCATCCGAACCAAAGCGGAATAATTTATTGCTTTTCAAGAAAGCAAGTTGATTTAGTTGCGCAAGAATTGCATATAAATAGAATAAAAGCATTAAGTTATCACGCAGGACTTAATGATGCGCAACGGACAAAAAATCAGCAAGATTTTATTTCTGACAAAGCTGACATTATGGTCGCCACCGTTGCATTCGGAATGGGAATTAACAAACCTGACGTTCGCTTTGTAATTCACTTTGACATGCCTAAATCCATAGAGCAATACTATCAGGAAATCGGGCGGGCAGGACGCGATGGATTAGAATCTGAAGCTTTGCTTTTATACAGCGCAGGAGACATTCACAAAATCAGATATTTTTTCAAGGACAACTTTGATTCTGCTAAATCAGAAAATCTTTTGCAAGGAATGATAAACTACTGCGAAAATTCTGTTTGCAGGCGGAAATCACTTTTGTCTTATTTTGGTGAAAGCTATTCAGATGCAAGACAAGATTGCGTTTCTTCAGAAAACTGCTGTGATATATGCGCCTCAAAAAAAATAAATTATAATCAGCCGCGTGCAATTCTTCATAAAAGAATTCAAAGTTTTCCAAAGCCATCAAAAAAATCCACAGGCGAACTTTTTATTTCTGATACTTTAGAAAGCAATGAAAAAATTTTATCAGAAAAAATACGAAGCTGGAGAAAAAAGGCAGCCGAAGAATTAAACGTTCCGCCTTATGTTATTTTTGGAGACAAAACACTTTTTGACATTGCGCAGAAGAAACCTTCAAACATAAAAGAACTTACAAAGTGCTACGGAATAGGAGAAATAAAAGCTGAAAAATTTGGATATCTCATCTTAAAAATAATAAAAGAAAACGCGCAATGA
- a CDS encoding HEAT repeat domain-containing protein gives MKRKFLLVAVSLIFVFAWSQESSAPELIESILSESEDSQSKISSPDEVVSEEDSQNNETEIPNVFLPENEIPEIKDEPKQETYDAISGSQPSENIKFKYTKEKIYPADTRPKKHDSSKNYVDRSKDYEKKCNDILKYGLEGQITELIDELTKNQDNRFVDGIYDLFQETKSVAVKEKILDYFTKLKDSCLASYAVEIINDPYDEKNSIVEKCFKYVSEADIKDANPGLVDLVDKEEDAYFTGALSALGETGGKEEALFLADYLDRDDLNVSQRQALMRVLGRIKAVETWQKISEIAKDENENTFVRMYAAEAIGAMEKPESEDILVELFESNDPNLRTYVIKGISYFNDKKSSDLIIQALRDSQYKVRLEAVSAVGKNRIDKAVPFLIFRCKDKDEQKQVKEKCYSVIADLNTSDGNDYLISVLKDKKIGDATKAKVSAALLEYNHAGTKEVIELARSALKSDIQKNLRYALGKEFAKYDRSEFADICAEYIASDDVATQGTGLDIWAKGRYSSVKAAVEEIAKDAEEENLTEEKEKPKGYQFGVKKKNANAKKAKRILEQS, from the coding sequence ATGAAGAGAAAATTTTTGCTCGTTGCTGTTTCATTAATTTTTGTTTTTGCTTGGTCTCAAGAATCTTCTGCGCCAGAACTTATTGAAAGTATTTTATCTGAATCTGAAGATTCTCAATCGAAAATTTCTTCGCCAGATGAAGTTGTTTCAGAAGAAGATTCGCAAAATAATGAAACAGAAATTCCGAATGTTTTTCTGCCTGAAAATGAAATTCCGGAAATCAAGGATGAGCCAAAACAAGAAACTTATGATGCAATCTCTGGGAGCCAGCCTTCAGAAAATATAAAATTTAAATATACAAAAGAAAAAATTTATCCAGCAGATACTCGTCCAAAAAAACATGACAGTTCAAAGAATTATGTTGACCGTTCCAAAGACTATGAAAAAAAATGCAATGACATTTTAAAATACGGACTTGAAGGCCAGATTACAGAATTGATTGATGAGCTTACAAAAAATCAAGATAATCGTTTTGTCGATGGAATTTATGATTTGTTTCAGGAAACAAAAAGCGTCGCTGTAAAAGAAAAAATTCTTGACTATTTTACAAAATTAAAAGATTCTTGTCTTGCTTCTTATGCGGTCGAAATCATAAATGATCCTTACGATGAAAAAAATTCAATTGTTGAAAAATGCTTTAAATATGTTTCTGAAGCTGATATAAAAGATGCAAATCCAGGGCTTGTTGATTTGGTTGACAAAGAGGAAGACGCGTATTTTACAGGTGCTCTTTCTGCATTGGGCGAAACTGGCGGAAAAGAAGAAGCACTTTTTCTTGCGGATTATCTTGACCGTGATGATTTGAATGTTTCTCAGCGGCAGGCTTTGATGCGTGTTCTTGGAAGAATCAAGGCTGTTGAAACTTGGCAGAAAATTTCGGAAATTGCAAAAGATGAAAACGAAAATACTTTTGTCAGAATGTATGCTGCAGAAGCGATTGGCGCAATGGAAAAGCCGGAATCAGAAGATATTCTTGTGGAATTGTTTGAGTCTAATGATCCGAATCTTCGAACTTATGTTATAAAAGGAATCTCATATTTCAATGATAAAAAATCTTCAGATTTAATTATACAGGCATTGCGTGATTCTCAGTATAAAGTCCGGCTTGAAGCAGTTTCCGCAGTTGGAAAAAACAGAATTGACAAAGCTGTTCCTTTTTTGATTTTTAGATGCAAAGACAAAGATGAGCAGAAGCAAGTAAAAGAAAAATGTTATTCTGTGATTGCAGATTTAAATACTTCTGACGGAAACGATTATTTAATCAGTGTTTTAAAAGACAAAAAAATTGGCGATGCCACAAAAGCAAAAGTTTCTGCGGCATTGCTTGAATATAATCATGCAGGAACAAAAGAAGTTATAGAGCTTGCACGTTCAGCATTGAAGAGCGACATTCAGAAAAATTTGCGTTATGCGTTAGGAAAGGAATTTGCAAAATATGACCGCTCCGAATTTGCTGATATTTGCGCGGAATATATTGCGAGCGATGATGTTGCAACTCAAGGCACTGGTCTTGATATCTGGGCAAAGGGAAGATACTCAAGCGTAAAAGCCGCCGTTGAAGAAATTGCAAAAGACGCAGAAGAGGAAAATTTGACAGAAGAAAAAGAAAAGCCTAAGGGCTATCAGTTTGGAGTAAAAAAGAAAAACGCAAATGCAAAAAAAGCAAAACGGATTTTAGAGCAATCTTAA
- the tgt gene encoding tRNA guanosine(34) transglycosylase Tgt codes for MIKNFFEIQHENKNSCARTGVVHLAHGNVQTPVFMPVGTKGTVKALTKDDLEEIGFEIILANTYHLYLRPGADIVSEAGGLHGFTKWNRNFLTDSGGFQVWSLSNLRKIENEGVAFRSTIDGSKHFFTPENVVQTQVKLNSDIQMQLDVCSGYGVERREAERAFRLSSDWAVRAINEWKLHSENGYKGILFPIVQGNFFDDLRKESAEFVDSLGTPGLAIGGLSVGEPADVFVEKLKYTVQFLSKNKPRYVMGIGTPEYILDAVSNGIDMFDCVQPTRIARHGLYFHHKGMVSIKQKRFERDFSALDSECNCKVCKTYSRAYLRHIFREQEILSSMLASYHNLYFLHNMILEIRSAIENDKFEEYKKNFLDNFHSNEL; via the coding sequence ATGATAAAAAATTTTTTTGAAATTCAACATGAGAATAAAAATTCCTGCGCACGGACTGGAGTTGTTCACTTGGCACACGGAAATGTCCAGACTCCTGTTTTTATGCCGGTTGGAACAAAGGGAACTGTAAAAGCTTTGACCAAGGATGATTTGGAAGAAATCGGCTTTGAAATTATTCTCGCAAACACTTATCATCTTTATCTTCGCCCCGGTGCTGACATTGTTTCTGAAGCTGGCGGACTTCACGGATTTACAAAATGGAACAGAAATTTTCTTACAGATTCCGGCGGATTTCAAGTGTGGTCTCTTTCAAATCTTCGAAAAATTGAAAATGAAGGAGTTGCCTTTAGAAGCACAATTGACGGAAGCAAGCATTTTTTTACTCCAGAAAATGTTGTCCAGACCCAGGTAAAACTTAACAGCGATATTCAAATGCAGCTTGATGTTTGCTCTGGATATGGCGTTGAACGGCGCGAAGCAGAACGAGCTTTCCGCTTGTCTTCTGACTGGGCTGTGCGTGCGATAAATGAATGGAAACTTCATTCTGAAAATGGCTACAAAGGAATTTTATTTCCGATTGTTCAGGGAAATTTTTTTGATGACCTTAGAAAGGAAAGTGCTGAATTTGTAGATTCTCTTGGAACTCCGGGACTTGCGATTGGCGGATTAAGTGTTGGCGAGCCTGCTGATGTTTTTGTTGAAAAGTTGAAATATACAGTTCAGTTCCTTTCAAAAAACAAGCCTCGGTATGTTATGGGAATTGGAACCCCTGAATATATTCTTGACGCGGTTTCAAATGGAATTGATATGTTTGATTGTGTTCAGCCTACGCGCATTGCCCGGCATGGACTTTATTTTCATCACAAAGGAATGGTTTCAATCAAGCAAAAGAGATTTGAACGTGATTTTTCCGCGCTTGATTCAGAATGCAATTGCAAAGTCTGCAAAACTTATTCGCGTGCATATTTGCGGCATATTTTCCGCGAGCAGGAAATTCTTTCTTCTATGCTGGCAAGCTATCACAATCTTTATTTTTTACACAATATGATTTTGGAAATCCGCTCTGCAATTGAAAACGACAAATTTGAAGAATACAAAAAAAATTTCTTGGATAATTTTCATTCAAATGAACTTTAA
- a CDS encoding LptF/LptG family permease produces the protein MKLVFYMLKRFFPVFIGAVMFFVLVLCLTDLFMNLWNYISKNVSSRDVALILIYYIPKAVWYAVPIAMLFATAYMLSDFYARNELLAVFASGISLFKFSVPLLTVAVAMSFALFIFEDNIVVPSFSKKTQLQESVLSKEKSLNNSKIVIMAEGGNVIYKADFFNNKAESLSKLYVLFRTEDKKPDAVVYAQKAFWKNNSWKLENAVEYKFQDENFLACVLEKRLEERLLEPPETFRNNTISVERVNTKEAREYIEHLEKAGLPSAEEKSVYYKKYSFPFVVFIVVFLAIGLSGKTRKNVLLVSLAMSITAVVLFYVFQMVTMLMAKFQAIPPLFGAWSPVVLFIIISCVLLKYAKT, from the coding sequence ATGAAACTTGTTTTTTATATGCTCAAGCGTTTTTTTCCAGTTTTTATTGGTGCGGTCATGTTTTTTGTTCTTGTTCTTTGCCTTACGGATTTATTTATGAATCTTTGGAATTATATTTCAAAAAATGTTTCGTCGCGTGATGTCGCCTTGATTCTTATTTATTATATTCCAAAAGCGGTTTGGTATGCTGTTCCGATTGCAATGCTTTTTGCGACTGCCTATATGCTCAGTGATTTTTATGCGCGAAATGAGTTGCTTGCGGTTTTTGCATCTGGAATTTCGCTTTTTAAATTTTCAGTTCCATTGCTTACCGTTGCTGTTGCAATGAGTTTCGCTCTTTTTATTTTTGAGGATAATATTGTTGTTCCGTCATTTTCAAAAAAAACGCAGTTGCAGGAATCGGTTTTGTCGAAAGAAAAATCTTTGAACAACAGTAAGATTGTGATTATGGCGGAAGGCGGAAATGTAATTTACAAGGCGGATTTTTTCAACAATAAAGCGGAATCTCTTTCAAAACTTTATGTTCTTTTTAGAACTGAAGACAAAAAGCCTGATGCGGTTGTCTATGCTCAAAAAGCTTTTTGGAAAAATAATTCTTGGAAACTTGAAAATGCTGTGGAATATAAATTTCAAGATGAAAATTTTTTAGCTTGCGTTTTGGAAAAAAGATTAGAAGAACGTCTTTTGGAACCTCCAGAAACTTTCAGAAATAATACAATTTCTGTTGAACGGGTAAACACGAAAGAAGCTAGAGAATATATAGAGCATCTTGAAAAAGCAGGACTTCCAAGCGCAGAGGAAAAATCTGTTTATTATAAAAAATATTCGTTTCCTTTTGTTGTTTTTATTGTTGTTTTTTTAGCGATTGGACTTAGCGGAAAAACTCGTAAAAATGTTTTGCTTGTGAGCCTTGCAATGAGCATAACGGCGGTTGTTCTGTTTTATGTTTTTCAAATGGTTACAATGCTTATGGCAAAATTTCAGGCTATTCCACCTTTGTTTGGAGCCTGGAGTCCGGTTGTGCTTTTTATAATTATCAGTTGTGTTTTGTTAAAATATGCTAAAACTTAA